A genomic segment from Portunus trituberculatus isolate SZX2019 chromosome 14, ASM1759143v1, whole genome shotgun sequence encodes:
- the LOC123503733 gene encoding cyclin-dependent kinases regulatory subunit-like has protein sequence MKGDQIQYSEKYCDDKYEYRHVILPADLAKLVPKTHLMTETEWRNLGVQQSPGWVHYLVHSPEPHILLFRRPQTDVKQNAASQSAT, from the exons ATGAAGGGGGACCAAATTCAGTATTCCGAGAAATACTGTGATGACAAATATGAGTACAG GCATGTTATTTTGCCAGCAGATTTGGCAAAATTAGTTCCAAAAACTCATCTCATGACTGAAACTGAATGGCGCAACCTTGGAGTTCAGCAATCCCCCGGTTGGGTCCACTACTTAGTTCACAGTCCAG AACCACACATCCTGCTCTTCAGAAGGCCTCAAACAGATGTGAAGCAAAATGCAGCTTCACAAAGTGcaacttaa
- the LOC123503651 gene encoding condensin complex subunit 1-like, giving the protein MADFKFVIPLSLQMLEESNSSRQYVVTSVFTAWEINNNIKDVQASLRQDGNEFILKQKCFDTLYSILVNFSSVDREVQQQSWNLMVKAMGKLVSEVGCIIDGDLTASSKAKWLNIVKMTTFIACKLSDAMENKYNNATTDILVPCRGRKKHAKDTDQGHWEEDRNNMLVHLYTLIQYPLQRLWEPPVVEDDFVILIGDSCYKMLESPNMALVRTKDTRTSLFQIIGTLVKKFNHGMACSLKILQLLRTYEHMVSPAAQGVILLIQTFGDKYVLPEIIKEISRVSRDDMVKDTSGLRSFTQFLIEVSSNCPQMIVPSLSLLISFLDEEVYSLRNCVLSILGSVVLNLLKGDNLDTKSKDLRDQCLEHLEDHIHDIHAFIRSKVLQIWNDLIREKAVPLSRQHDVLKMVLGRLWDKSSVVRKNAIQLLTAFVNSNPFAAKLPLEELESQCALELKKLQELSPDIDVDSLGKEEPIADENTSSRAAWVAILPNVIKTVQEVLEDSMECNEEEDSIDEESDLSNAVKEVAEALSSNKLYRAVKLLQDVFEKFSGAEVLSYNQEEHSSKIFEAVSEEDLTEKDIKFLVVLERIFLSAKEMEKAVSEEAKDEMTDETTKKNEELKLEINKQKMLVVYFKDSVKFARLIQQGLPIMCQLLGSKHVSDVMEAISFFVTAFEFGVLDAMTGVRKMLMLVWSKEQEVKAAVVEAYRRLYINNDNHNERTQALQIVENLSSLIIGATMGERTSLEEIVSQFVSSGDITKQCITLLWERFTKTLPDTTDEEAHMALIILAMCANAEQSIILSNFDVLTASGLGEQGEQDFALVKETCHALLRVAVVKPKTDAPTAPNRLDRDHEIFVRLSNILVQGLTNLKDCQYSPMALKAVSVIYALAEHPDLICEEVIQNMYQILENSCQDKGSSPDNASEDNIFSIPAGVLTRFCVVLGHVAVCQLVHLDIYIFSELKRRNNLKEEMEVEKKRKKSRKNKKSSHASDVSKGSQETDLDEEMGLVGAVADDTEAEYIRYVCETEIINSDNLLGTIKPMIWTLCTNPDKYKSTELQAASSLTLAKYMMVSSKVCEENLQLLFTILERSNEDVVRANLVIALGDLYFRFPNELEPWTPRFYARLRDASSKVRQNTLTILTHLVLNDMVKAKRHISDIAYCICDEDPHISGLAGLFFHELARKGNTLYNVLPDMISRLSDPDVGVKEESFRRIIGEVLGLIQKDKHWENLVEKLCHRFQATINVRQWRDIAYCLAQLEFNEKCIKKLSENFACYADKLHEPDVYDFFMEIISNVQKTVKPEVKSMVEELEKRIVDSHEKGVEDENIARKAGNAKLKTTNSKTAKKSATSRRRKNKSSSSESESENEDIRQQLHPVHRSKKENLRRSSRVPHRNTKNVQQCSDDSEENEEENELPSDASEEMEDSKPAPRQPLTVSNSQPSRRSRRNHNQKKN; this is encoded by the exons ATGGCAGACTTTAAATTTGTGATACCACTGAGTCTTCAGATGCTAGAAGAGTCAAATTCTAGCAGGCAGTAtgtagtcaccagtgtgtttacAGCTtgggaaataaataacaacataaaaG ATGTCCAGGCAAGTTTGCGGCAGGATGGAAATGAATTCATCCTCAAACAGAAATGTTTTGACACATTGTATAGTATCTTAGTAAACTTTTCTTCAGTTGATAGAGAAGTTCAACAACAGTCATGGAACCTTATGGTGAAAG CAATGGGGAAACTGGTATCAGAAGTGGGTTGCATTATTGATGGGGATTTGACTGCCTCTTCAAAGGCTAAATGGCTGAATATTGTGAAGATGACTACATTTATAGCTTGCAAACTCAGTGAtgcaatggaaaataaatacaacaatgcaACTACAGATATTCTTGTACCTTGCAGG GGGAGAAAGAAGCATGCTAAGGATACTGATCAGGGTCACTGGGAGGAGGACCGGAATAATATGTTGGTCCATCTCTATACTTTGATACAGTATCCTCTACAGCGGTTGTGGGAACCACCAGTTGTGGAGGATGACTTTGTGAT CTTAATTGGTGATAGCTGTTATAAGATGCTTGAGTCTCCCAACATGGCTTTGGTACGAACCAAGGATACACGTACGTCCCTGTTCCAGATTATAGGCACACTTGTCAAGAAGTTTAACCATGGAATGGCATGTTCACTGAAGATTCTACAG CTGCTGCGAACATATGAACATATGGTGTCTCCTGCAGCTCAGGGAGTCATTCTGCTTATCCAGACATTTGGAGACAAATATGTTTTGCCTGAGATTATCAAAGAAATCTCCAGAGTTTCAAGAGATGACATGGTAAAGGACACATCTGGGCTTCGCAGCTTTACCCAGTTTCTTATTGAAGTATCAAGTAATTGTCCCCAAATGATTGTGCCTTCACTGAGTCTTCTAATCAGTTTCTTGGATGAAGAG GTATACTCTTTACGGAACTGTGTCCTGTCAATATTGGGTTCTGTGGTGCTGAATCTGTTGAAAGGAGACAATCTTGACACAAAGAGCAAGGATTTAAGGGACCAGTGCTTGGAACACCTTGAGGACCACATACATGATATCCATGCTTTCATACGAAGTAAA GTTCTCCAAATATGGAATGACCTGATACGAGAGAAGGCTGTGCCGCTGTCTCGACAACATGATGTACTAAAGATGGTGTTGGGGCGGCTGTGGGATAAGTCATCAGTTGTACGGAAGAATGCTATACAGTTATTGACAGCTTTTGTGAACAGCAACCCTTTTGCTGCCAAG TTACCCCTAGAAGAACTTGAATCTCAATGTGCTTTGGAGTTGAAGAAACTGCAAGAGTTGTCTCCAGATATTGATGTTGATTCTTTGGGAAAAGAAGAGCCCATTGCTGATGAGAACACCTCATCAAGGGCAGCATGGGTTGCCATTCTACCTAATGTTATCAAAACAGTTCAGGAAGTTTTAGAAG ATAGCATGGAATGtaatgaagaagaggacagCATTGATGAAGAAAGTGATCTCAGCAATGCTGTAAAGGAGGTGGCTGAAGCCTTGTCCTCCAACAAGCTGTACCGAGCAGTCAAGTTGTTGCAGGATGTATTTGAAAAATTCAGTGGAGCTGAAGTACTAAG CTACAATCAAGAGGAACATTCTTCAAAAATATTTGAAGCTGTTTCTGAAGAAGACCTAACAGAGAAGGATATTAAGTTTCTTGTGGTTCTTGAAAGAATATTTTTGTCagcaaaggaaatggagaaggctGTATCAGAAGAAGCAAAAGATGAAATGACTGATGAGActactaaaaaaaatgaagaattaaagttGGAGatcaataaacagaaaatgctGGTTGTATATTTCAAG GATTCTGTGAAGTTTGCTAGGCTTATTCAACAAGGGCTGCCTATAATGTGTCAACTTTTAGGCAGCAAACATGTTTCTGATGTTATGGAAGCCATATCATTTTTTGTAACAG CATTTGAGTTTGGTGTTCTTGATGCCATGACTGGTGTTAGGAAAATGCTGATGCTAGTGTGGAGCAAGGAACAAGAGGTGAAGGCAGCTGTGGTTGAGGCATATCGGCGCCTTTACATCaacaatgataatcataatgaaaG AACACAAGCACTCCAGATAGTTGAAAATTTGTCATCACTTATTATTGGAGCAACCATGGGAGAACGCACATCACTTGAAGAAATTGTCTCTCAATTTGTCTCCTCTG GAGACATTACTAAGCAGTGCATAACACTGTTGTGGGAGCGCTTTACCAAGACTCTTCCAGACACCACTGATGAGGAGGCACATATGGCATTGATTATCCTCGCTATGTGTGCCAA TGCTGAACAAAGCATCATTTTGAGCAATTTTGATGTTCTGACTGCTTCTGGCCTGGGTGAGCAAGGAGAGCAGGACTTTGCTCTTGTGAAAGAAACCTGCCATGCATTGCTGAGAGTAGCTGTTGTTAAGCCAAAGACTGATGCACCTACAGCTCCAAATAG actGGATCGTGACCATGAGATCTTTGTGAGGCTGAGCAATATTCTTGTCCAAGGTTTGACAAATCTTAAGGATTGTCAATATTCTCCTATGGCCTTGAAAGCTGTGTCAGTTATATATGCG TTGGCTGAGCACCCTGACTTGATATGTGAGGAAGTTATACAGAACATGTATCAGATCTTAGAAAATTCCTGCCAAGATAAAGGATCATCTCCAGACAATGCTTCAGAA GATAACATCTTCAGCATACCTGCTGGGGTGCTGACTCGGTTCTGTGTTGTGCTTGGTCACGTGGCTGTGTGCCAACTGGTCCATCTTGACATTTATATCTTCTCAGAactgaagagaagaaacaatttaaaagaggaaatggaagtagaaaaaaaaagaaagaagtcaagaaagaacaaaaaatcatCACATGCTAGTGATGTCTCCAag gggtcACAAGAAACagatctagatgaagaaatgggaTTGGTTGGTGCTGTAGCTGATGACACAGAGGCAGAATATATTCGCTATGTGTGTGAAACCGAGATTATCAACAGTGATAATCTTCTTGGGACTATAAA GCCAATGATTTGGACACTGTGTACAAATCCAGACAAGTACAAGAGTACAGAGCTTCAAGCTGCTAGTTCCTTAACACTAGCCAAGTATATGATGGTGTCCTCAAAAGTATGTGAAGAAAACCTACAG cTGTTGTTCACCATTTTGGAGAGGTCCAATGAAGATGTTGTAAGGGCAAACCTGGTCATTGCCCTTGGTGACCTCTACTTCAGGTTCCCCAATGAACTTGAGCCTTGGACACCTCGCTTCTACGCCAG ACTTCGTGACGCCTCTTCAAAAGTTCGACAGAATACATTGACTATTCTAACACATCTTGTCTTAAATGATATGGTAAAAGCAAAAAGACACATCTCTGATATTGCATACTGCATTTGTGATGAAGATCCTCACATCTCAG GTCTTGCTGGTCTTTTCTTCCATGAGCttgcaagaaaaggaaatacgcTGTATAATGTTTTGCCAGACATGATTTCTCGTCTCTCTGACCCTGATGTTGGTGTCAAGGAAGAGTCTTTCAGAAGAATTATTgg ggAAGTACTTGGTCTTATCCAGAAAGACAAGCATTGGGAGAACTTGGTTGAGAAGCTTTGTCATAGATTCCAAGCGACTATCAATGTACGTCAGTGGAGAGACATTGCTTACTGTCTTGCCCAGCTAGAGTTCAA tgaaaaatgtattaagaAGCTGAGTGAAAACTTTGCCTGTTATGCAGACAAACTACATGAACCTGACGTTTATGACTTCTTTATGGAAATTATATCTAATGTTCAAAAGACTGTAAAGCCTGAAGTCAAGTCAATGGTGGAAGAACTTGAAAAGAGAATTGTGGACAGTCACGAAAAAGGTGTAGAGGATGAAAACATTGCTAGGAAGGCTGGCAATGCAAAGCTGAAAACAACAAATAGCAAGACTGCAAAGAAATCTG CcacaagcagaagaagaaagaacaagtcAAGCTCCAGTGAATCAGAAAGTGAGAATGAAGACATTCGTCAACAGTTGCATCCTGTCCACAGAAGCAAGAAAG AAAACCTACGTCGATCATCCAGAGTTCCACACCGTAATACAAAAAATGTACAGCAGTGCAGTGATGAttcagaggaaaatgaagaggagaacgagCTGCCAAGTGATGCCAGTGAAGAAATGGAGGACAGTAAACCTGCACCACGTCAACCTTTAACTGTGAGCAATTCTCAGCCTTCAAGGAGATCAAGAAGAAATcataatcaaaagaaaaattag